The following coding sequences are from one Eleginops maclovinus isolate JMC-PN-2008 ecotype Puerto Natales chromosome 11, JC_Emac_rtc_rv5, whole genome shotgun sequence window:
- the LOC134872322 gene encoding four and a half LIM domains protein 1-like — translation MAESTNCFYCREDLGGKRFVRNEGRPVCVRCHTKFCANSCAECHRPIPVESKELSHKGRYWHEECFRCTKCYKPLAKEPFSTKDDRIMCGKCCSREDAPRCHGCYKAILAGTESVEYKGNSWHDECFTCFNCKQPIGSLSFLTKGTDVYCSPCHDKKFAKHCVCCKKAITSGGVNYQDQPWHSHCFVCSSCSKPLAGTSFTNHQDQVFCVDCYKTSVAKKCSGCQNPITGFGKGVNVVNYEGSSWHEYCFNCKRCSLSLSNKRFVANGKDILCADCSDK, via the exons ATGGCTGAGAGCACAAACTGTTTCTACTGTCGGGAGGACCTCGGGGGGAAGAGGTTCGTCCGCAACGAGGGCCGGCCGGTGTGCGTCCGCTGCCACACCAAGTTCTGCGCCAACTCCTGCGCCGAGTGCCATCGACCAATCCCTGTGGAATCAAAG GAGCTCAGCCATAAGGGCCGGTACTGGCATGAGGAGTGTTTCCGCTGTACAAAGTGTTACAAGCCTCTGGCCAAGGAGCCCTTCAGCACTAAAGACGACCGCATCATGTGCGGGAAGTGCTGCTCCAGAGAGGACGCTCCACGCTGCCACGGCTGCTATAAAGCCATACTAGCTG GTACAGAGAGTGTGGAGTACAAAGGGAACTCGTGGCACGATGAGTGTTTCACCTGTTTCAACTGTAAACAACCAATAGGATCGCTGAGTTTCCTCACCAAAGGAACTGATGTGTACTGCAGCCCCTGCCATGACAAGAAATTTGCCAAACACTGCGTCTGCTGCAAAAAG GCTATAACCTCTGGAGGAGTGAACTACCAGGACCAGCCGTGGCACAGCCATTGTTTTGTGTGCAGCTCCTGCTCCAAGCCCCTGGCAGGGACCAGTTTCACTAACCACCAGGACCAGGTCTTCTGTGTGGACTGCTACAAGACCTCCGTGGCAAAGAAATGCAGCGGCTGCCAAAACCCCATCACAG gttTCGGTAAAGGAGTGAACGTGGTGAACTATGAGGGCAGCTCCTGGCACGAATACTGCTTCAACTGTAAGAGATGCTCCCTCAGTCTGTCCAACAAGCGCTTCGTAGCCAATGGGAAAGACATCCTCTGCGCCGACTGCAGCGACAAGTAG